In Lolium perenne isolate Kyuss_39 chromosome 5, Kyuss_2.0, whole genome shotgun sequence, the sequence TATATATATTAATATTATTGGAGAACGTTACTGATTGCTAGTTAATTGGAACCGCTCGTATTTTAGAAAATTATGAACCATCTCTgaaacaaattttttttttgcagaTTCTCTCGAGTTCGGTGCTAGATGCGAGTCATAATCATGTGGATGGTTGATCTGTTCCCTTGCACCACCAACAACAAAGACAACATCATAGCCTTTTTTCAAGTAAGTTGGGGTAAGCTAGATATTAAACCCAATGAAAATATAAGAAAAAAGAAGGAAAAAAGAACAAGTAAACTAAAATTCTGACGCATGGATCGCTGGTTCCATGTAGTCCTATAAATAGCCAACTCTCTAGGGACATTTGAATCCATCAAGTCATAAAGTTGAATAGCTCCTGATGGACTACATGCATATCATTTCAGATAAACCAAGATTAGTACGTATAGGAGTGTAAGAAGGCGGGACAGAAAAAAAAAGTCCTTGAGAGGATAACACACAAATATTATCAATCATCCATGAAATGGTACATTGTTTAATTAACATCAGATATATATCATGCATAATTCTATTATGTCTCTCACTTGGCCCCTTTAACCTCCAGGAGAACGAGTCCTTAAGAGGAAAAAATCAAAAAGCGACCAAAAAAGATTTAAAAAGGGAGAAGGAACTTTAATCACTTTTTCTATAAAATAGTGACTTTTGAAGTTAGAAGAAACTAAGACTATCTTTAGTTCTTTTCATATAAGTATATCCAAGGCAACACCAGGCATAAACAATATATGCACGCCAGCCCTTTCTCAACATAAAAGATAATTCATTGCATCTTCCAAATGTCCTCCAAACTCCAAAAGTTTTCGGCAAGGCCCTCGGAGAACCCTTGTACCCACCCAGAGAGCTCTGAGTCTTGCATCTGGCAAGTTTGGTTTAGCTCAGGCCAAAACCCTTGATTCTGCTCTTGTTGGGTCCAGTCCCCGCTATTCACCATATCTCTTATGCCTGCATTTGCATAATCATATGACTCTGACACCAACGAGTCCGAGGATGACGTCACGACGCCGGAGCTTTCCATGTAGCCCATGACTGGTCGAGGCACAACATGATCACTGGCTGTAGATGGGCGATGGAGACGATGGTCGGCGAGGCGAGGCATCCATAGGTACTTCATGGCGTCCTTGAACTTGTTGCTGTTGGCATCGCAGTTGAGCTGCTTGGCGTGCTTCTGGACCCTTGTCCTCCAGTAATTCTTGATCTCGTTGTCGGTCCTCCCGGGGAGGTGCTGAGCTATCTTGGACCACCTTCATGTGCAAGGACAAGAGAATGCAATTAGGGAAACATCCATGGTGCTTGAAGAATCTTAATCGTTAGTAAGAGATTACTTAAGTATGCATTTGTTGGCTGCGGGACATAATGGATAGCTAGCTAGTAAGTGGAATATTTGCTACTATATCTAGCTAGCAAGACTATCTGGGTAAACATTTTTGGAAACCACCGCAAATATATACCAAATTAACTCAGCGATAATTGGGTATGCTCCCTCCGATCCGTAGTAAATGGTCAGGAGTTAGTTTTTTAAGATCAAATAATTAGATGTAGTTTTGTACTTTCCCAGTGTATGGGGAAGGGAAAGATAGAAGAGACGTGCAGCTTTGATGCACCGAGCGTGTCTAGTGAAAGAGAGAGGCATATGCATATGGTGCATGTGGCCATGCTGCCACCCATAGGCATCGTATTCCCATTTAGGTAGGTAGTTTAGCTAGACTTGTAGAATCTCAAGTGTGCCATCCGACGGAGCTGGAGGCTTTCAATTTGATTTGACGTGCAAGCTAGTCCACATCTGGCTAGCTAGCTAGATTTCAAGATTGGACTTGGAGCTAGCTGGCTAGTTGTACTGGCTAGTACAGTATGCACGAGCATGACATGCGACGTTTGAATGATACCTGTTGCCCCATCGGGAATGGAGGTCGAGGATGAGCAGCTGCTCGTCGGCGGTGAAGTTGCCGCGCTTCACGTCCGGCCGGAGGTAGTTCAGCCACCGCAGCCGGCAGCTCTTCCCCGTCCGCTTCAGCCCTGTGTGCATGCCATGGATGCTAGCTATCATCAGTTTGTTTGTAGGAAAAAATAGAGATTATTCGATGGACGATCCGTCATCCGTCGGCGGCGGTAGCGCGCGTACGTACCGGCGCCGCGGGCGAGTGAGTTCCAGCGGCCCTCGCCGTGGTCGGCGATGTAGTTGACGAGTGTGAGGTCCTCGTCGACGGTCCAGGGGCCGCGCCGGAGCTccgtctccgcctcctcctcctggcgcTGCGGGTTGTCGTCGAGTGGCATGGTCATGGTGTTGCTGCCGCCGCTGCTCGGCTGCGTCGACGACGATGACGCCATGTTCTCTTTCTTGCTTTCTGGGGCCGGCCGGCTAGCTTACTTGACAAGTTTGAGAGAGAAAGAAATGAATGGGAGAGGGATGTCAAGTACGAAGTCCTTTTATAGTGTTTCTAAGACAGAAGAGAAAGTTGAAAAGTAGCGAGAGAGAATACGCACGTGGTGAGATGGTGTGTGAGGGAAAGACAGAGAGGACGGCTAGTGCAAGGCATCCGCTCGTGCAAAATTATTTACTACAACTAAAAATGCATCTTACTGTTGAGGACGGGCTTACATGCTTGATGGTAGTTCCGCTGCCACTGACAGGGGATTTCTAATGTGGAACTACCTGTACATCTCGACTGAAATTTTCTGACTCACCTGTCGACAGTGGCGGCCCAGCAGGGTGGGGCGGGCCCcaccctaagatttgaccaaacctGGCCAACGGGCCGGCCCACGGCACGGCACGGCCCACTAGGGCACGCTAAGATAACGGACCGTGCCGTGCCGGCACGTGGGCTTGACATATAGGCCCAGGCACGGTCCCTTTGCTTATCGTGCCGGCACGCGGCACGTTAGCACTGTTGGGACATTTGGCATGTTGTGTCTGTTTTGGTCCAAACTGCTTCATAAAATTTGgaaaaattacagaaaaatgTGTCTAATTGTTGTATGGGATTTAAAAGGAGCTTTACTAATGGATGCCTCATTAAAACCTTCCATTCcatttacccgcaaaaaaaaaacctTCCATTCCATAAGGGAAAAGAGTACAAATTTGTGGCCGTGTCGGGCCGAAGCACGCGTTATCCATGCCGGCACGCTAAAGGCACGGCCCGTTGGCCAGGTTTGGATTTGGTCCAgcccatatatcttctatagaaaatgagaaaaaaaattaaaaaaacccagcTCAATTAGGCCTGCCCCACCCTAACAAAATGGGCTAGATTCGCCACTGCCCGTCGACTGAAAACCACCGGCTAAAACAGATGGACAAAACCAATACTACGAATGAAGCTTTAATAAAGCATATCAGTAACACAAAAATACTATCAAGCAATATCGTCCAATTCCCTTGATCAATGTGGTCTTCAAGTTTTTGGCCAAAGATTATGCTTCTAGGCATGTTCGGGTAGCCACTCGATCATCACCCCTACTCAGACAACATTCATTAAGGGGAAATGCAGTCACGAGGGAGCCCTCGCGCTCCACGAAATTATCCGTGAgctaaagtaaaaaaaaaagacTATCAAATGTGTTATTAAAATCAGATTTTCAAGAAGTCTCCGGTGGAAGggttttggtttttctttttgaaaAGGGGAGCGATTGAAAACCACCGGCAAAAACGGACGAAAAAAGCCAACATGCGTGAAGCTTAAATAAAACATATCAGTAACACAAAAATATGGGAGGGCCTATCGCTCAGTCGAATGATGTCATTATATTTACTTGGGTCGTGCTTTAGCCCGAGAATCATGTTTAACATTGGTGGGCTGTTTTGCTTTATCCTGGATTTGTTGTTGGGCTTGCTTTTGATTTCTTGTGCCTATATTGATTTCATGGCCTATTGTTCCTGAAAAACGTGCAAGCACATTTTATTATAGAAAGATCCGACAACAAATACCATATTTAAAACAACTCATTGTAGAGGGCATATTCGACGATTATTTACAGAAAACCCCCTAACTACTCCATGTAACGAAAGAAAGGAGGGCGAACCTTGAAGTTCTCGATGGATCTCCAGTTTCACGACGACCCATAGAACATGATCTCGATGGATCTCCAGTAAAAAAGAATAGTACCAATTAATTCCCCTTCCAATAACTAGGTCTCCTTCACCTAGTAGCTAGTAGCTAAAACTTCGATTTGATTTGCTCTTACTGCTTGTCTTCACCGAATTCCTCTTTCATTACTACAACATACAAGATTTTGCATCCTGGTTTACCTGCAAATATAGTGATGTTAGTATGTCCAATTTACTCCCCTGCCTTCTTTTTGGAATAGAATTTTAAAAGCCGAACTTGAAATTTTGTTCATGAATTCTACATGTGTTGAAATGGATGGTGACACTGATATATGCACTCAGATAAAAAACAATATAAACACATGTATGGATGGTGACATTGAATGAAAGAAATAGATAATGATAACAAACTTTGTCTTTGATTCCTATGTATGTAGATTCCGACAACCACAGAAAAAACAAGTTACATTGGGCAGCATTCCAAGCATGGTTAAGAATTATCAGCAACTTCAACTAGTAACAACAACTGGAATAATGATCAGGTTAGTCAAAAACCACAGAAAACCTTGCCTATAGGTTTGTGATTGTACATGTAGTTGGTTGCAGTACATTTTCTTCCAGGCTCTTACCCGTAGTTGATTCCAACACACATAACTCCGCCAAAAGTAGGCAAACATAATTACAATACATTATATATTACTTAACATAGATTCTATAGATTTTTTGACATCAACAATAAACTAGTTGAcaacaaaaacaaacaaacaagCTCCGGTTACAATGACATAGCTAGCTAAAATAACAATACCATTTCTACTAGATAACTTACATCCTCCAGGTCTGCATAAATAATGTAGAACACAAAGGGGGGTCTTACAAACCACTGCATTGTCCTTTGTAATTTTTTTACAAAGGGGACACAAAGAGTTGTCAAGGACACAAAGTATAAGTTGATGAATACCTCGTCACCGATCTTGTAAAACATGATGATAACAACTTCCCTAGCCACTACTGCATTGTCCTTTGTAAAAAATTCAAAACTTCACTGAAACGGATCTTACCGTCTTTATAGGTGAAGTAGAAAGCTTCGCCGGCATTATCAGTTCCATCAATCTGCTATTGCAAGTCCACAACATGGGATTTCCAGGCTTGTGACAATGTACTTGGGGATATGTTGTGCAATAGAGGACCATGATTATAACATTTGGTAGTTATAGAATCAAATATCTCATGATAAACTAAGAAAATGACATGCATAAAATGAGTTGTTATTATTTTACAAATCAAAAACATATTAAACTTGTATAACTAAAAATTGCACTATTGTTCATATTTTGCCATGATGCAAAGGACATATCCTATTGCTCTATCATAATACTAATAGTAAATTAAATTTAGTGATGGCTCCAACAATAATGTGTAAGCAACATTAATTGGTGGGTGGATAAAATCACATGCAATAAATTTTTAAATGAATGAAACAAAATCCATAATTCCAGACTATCAATGTCAAGATAAAAATGTGTCAAGAGAACCATGCTAATTTGAGAGTAGTAGTGGTAGCAACATATATAAAACAATCAAGGAACATAACATGTAGTACTCCACAAAAAATAACTGATTTGGAAATGCTTAGACTATAGATAGCtttaaaaaaaacaaagctttaccatgtgatgcatgtaaaatgcatacatgaactttggaaTTTATTCACacatattcccacatatttgcagcaTATATGTTTTTATATCCATATTTTATATTGATTTATGGAGATTTactaatgatcccctttatttggattATAACTCTACATGATAGGAAAACCCTGGTTTGTCTACTTTTTACTTTCAGGGACCTACATCACGAGGGGGGGCCTGGAGGCCCAAAAGAGACCAGGTGGCCCGCCCAGTAAGGGTGGGCGTGTCACCCTATCTCTTTTGATCCTCTGTCGTCCGTTTCGCCCGATTCTTTTGCCCACAGACTCCGTTTGACCTAAAAGACCCTATATATATGACCCCGAGGGTTTCCTCGAGGAGAGCGCCACCAAGACACATAAATACCAAAATAGAGGCTACATCAGTGAAGATTAGAGGCGGAAACTCCGCCGGAGTCACCACTGGAGGGATCTCCACCATCTCCATCGTCTTCCACATCAACACCATGATAAAGGGGGAGTAGTCCATTTCTGGACTATGGGTTTTTGGtactagcttgatctatttctctcttgttcttcatagatcTTAGTACCATATCAGCTTcacaacatgattatggtcatatttgtaattcctatgtggtgcatctttattctatgagattggaatctattatgtgtgagatgtattgatagatgcaagtTATGTGCCCCGTTCTTAAGTGCTTGTTGTGATCCAATTTCAATGCAAGAGCATGTGAAGTGagaagtgtgtattagatggagtagcatggttgtagtgattgaatagtgacacaaAATTCATTTTCTATTATGGTTTTACCTTAACCTTAGgtgcctcactagggataaagtgaatgcatgtgctatgtttacCATGTGACAATCGTGCTAATCTTGTTAAATCATGGTAgcatatttcatattcaaacattgcttggagttttccctttcttgtgaaGTGTAAGAGAGATGTGCTCCATCATCTCTATGTTTGgatgtgatgcccatatgaatgtttATCAAACACATATTGCAGTCCATTGATACTTtgtcattgatgaattgttagtgtccactacaacttaaaaagagagtagacaagtgaacccatggaccccagtccaattttaatcataatAAACACATTTCCAACACTTTTATCATACTTTATATTTACTGTAATTATTCAATCTAAAAATACAAAAATACTTTCTTTACTTAAACACGCACAAAACCCGAAAACAATTATCCATTTACTATGTTTATCtatttttcttattttatttaccTTGCTTTATTTTAAATATCTCTTTTATATACAAGTACTAATACTAAACCTTCTGCTTcataaccacacggtggagttggagaCACAAGGCAAAACTTTGCTTTGCAGGATAGatggaagaagaaaaaaagaggTGATAACTCCAAGCCAATTCCCCGAGAGTTCAATATTaatcctcgagtcacccttgtttcGAAAGCTACTCTTGCTACGACACTCTGTGCTTAGAGTCCCAACCATTTGATGATATACGTGAGCGTCATCAAGACAAAAATTTCTAGCGTCATTGTCGGGGAATTCCTAGTAGTTACATCACAGTCGCAACATCATCAAACTAGGAGCATAACAGTTCCCACAACAACTGGAAGAAAGTTCTCTAGAGCCGTTGCATTAAGGACATCATCAACTTTGTGCAAACATCCAAACTTGCGGAGGTTGCACCACTGTAAGCTCTTCTTACTGTTTTAGATTTTGCAAAGTAATTTtctttgtcttttttgtattttctttttagttcttatttaaaacaaaaaaacataaaaaatagtACCAACCTTATGATATAAAATATGAGAGAAAAAGGTAAAAAACTATGTGACTACACAAACACTCATAATGATCACTTTATTGCTAAGCCTATTACAACACCTGAAATAACCGTTGGAACTATATGTGCAATATCATTGACTCAAATGATGGGAATGTGAAGTTTAAAGTCATACTCAAGAAGTGTATGGAACAAttttcaaggaagaagaaggtagCACCAAGATTCAAGCTACCACATGATTTGCATATCACTTAAATCAAGTAAGTAAGCCTAGCTATATTGCTTTAAAGAAAGCGCTTTACGGGAGGCAACCCGGGATGTTTTTATTTTTGGTTTTTCTTTTGCACTCTTGCTGTTGAAAGAAGGTTTGTTTTTTTGTTTACTCTCTGGCTTTTCAAATAAAGTACCAAGTTTTACCCATTTCAATGTTTTAAGGTTGTGAAACAAAATGGGCGTTATTGATTTCTACACTACATTTTTTAGTGCacgatttttctgtttttttatggaAACTCCTCAGATGTTTAAAATTCAATGAAGTTGCAACTTATCATCCTATATATGCATAAAAACTGGCAAAAATTTCTGACATGTCTAAGTGGTAGAAAAAAAGCCCTGTTTTGCTCCTGCTAATTTTTTTGACATATTCTGCCCCCTAATGTTTGAACCATTCTTTTGGGTTTGAaaatgatttttttctgaatcttTTGATTTTATAGTAATGTGTAGGACATTATGTGATCTATGTTCTATAAAGTAATAATTTATATTTgaaaaatatggcagcaagtatggTGTTTTTGTACCACTAATATCACCCCATAGAAAAGAAATGGGAGAAAGTTTTGTGTTAAAGTTTTTTCACAATAGAGGAACACCACACCAAGAGCTATCCAAGAATTGTGAAGAACTAATACCTCTGAAATTAATAATGCCATACATAGATTTGACACTATATACTCCATTAGGTTCCCACATCCAAATGAGAGCATCATTCTCCTCATTTAAAAGTAGGGTTTGAGCAATTTGAATCACCTCATACCACTGCACCATAAGTTTATGGTGAAAACACCTCTTAAAAGTTACTTTTAAAGATGTACCATCATACAGGTAAAAAATAGTATGATTTTGCTCATTGACCAGATAGTAAAACGGAGGTAGTACATAGTACTAGATATATTGTAGTATATGCAAAGGCCCATGTGTACTCCTTGACCATCTCTGTTGGTTACGTTGAACGCGCTGGAACATATGACGTGCATAATGCATAGATCGATCTCTAGAAAAGAAAGCTACTCTCTACGTTCTATAACAAGTGTCGCAATTTTCTCTAAATGCAGAAGTATTTAGACACATTTTAATTTATAGAGATATTTATATTTAGAAAAAATTCGATACTTATTTTAAAATGGAGGCAGTACATAGTACTAGATATATTGTACGCAAATGGCCATGTCGTTGATCACTCACGCGCCTTGCTAGCCTTTTTGGCTCGACCATGGACAGATGTGCTTGGCCCAACCTCTAAGCTCGTTTTAGAACACCGCGGGCCACGTGAAACGACGCGAGCCCCGTCACCTTTTCTCTCTCATCCACGGGCCTGGCGATGTACACACGCAAAATCAAATAAATCGGACGCAGAGGACATGTCAAACGCGATGCTTAGCCTCCCTGCATTCTCCAAAGCGAGGCAAGAGACAGAGAGGTAGATAAGAGATTTAGAGGGTCGATGGTGTCCCGCTTTCGAATTGCCCAAAGGGGCACGTTGGATAGGCGACGCGACGAAAGCTAGGTTTTAAAGAAGCTGCGAATACACACGATGTGACACGGCAACTTGGGGTTGGATATTGCAGCACTCCGTCGACCGGGATAACAGCTCATGAGTCACGACACACACAAATACGCGTCTAGTCTAGCCAAGCTATAGGACGTAGCCGCAAGTAACATCTGCAAGTATGCAACCAGTTACTGTGAAAGGGCGTATATGGGCAAAGGGCGTATATGGGCGTACGTTTTCATGGAGATAAAAAACACTTGAAAATGGGAAAAGCAAATATTGACAAAAAAATATATATCTGAAACATAGGTGTTCTGTTGGGTTTGTTTTGCTATTGGGGTCCTAGACATGCCATATGTCCCACAACATACCCATCCCAGCCTTTCTATTAGGCTTTCTTTCTTATCTATTATAAATAGGCAGAGCTTCTGCCGGGTTTACCCATATATATGATCTAGCGAGTtatatacatgcaaataaaacaaTCGCTCCTGAGTCAACGGGACAAAAATATGCATTAAAAACGCTGAAACATTTAGACGTGTGTAATTTCTCTAGTAAAATTTGCAAAAGTTTGGATATGAATTTTGTGCTAAAAGATGTTATTTGTTGACTTGTGCAATTCCGAACACATCATCTACTTCGTAATTTTTTATATACATATCTTCAGATTCCTTCACGGCCACCAGATATGCATGTGACTTGTGCATATACTTGAGTTTTAAAGACCCAATATCTAGTTCATCCAGTCATGTATCTATGGATAGAAGGATGAACAACCGATTATCTGTTTAAGGAACCGTAAGTCTTTTCAACTAGTTAATATGTATCCACATATCATGGAATTTGTATATGGAGTTGGTCACATCACGAGGGCATTAAGGCGCGCTCTCGGCTTTGAAGTTAATGGGAAGGCATGTGATCTTGCTTCATCCCCATTCAGTGACCGCATTCAGGCTTGCATCTCCCTTGGCTTTTTTGTTGACGTAGCTAAGTGTTTCCCATAAGAGCTAGCAGTCCATTTGTGCATCCATCATTAACTGGACAGCTTGGGCAGGGATCTATCCTCATAACGGAGTCCAATCTTAGACACAATTCAATCAGTTCCTAGCTGCCTAACTAGGCTCGACCCGGGCAACTTTA encodes:
- the LOC127299252 gene encoding transcription factor JAMYB, encoding MASSSSTQPSSGGSNTMTMPLDDNPQRQEEEAETELRRGPWTVDEDLTLVNYIADHGEGRWNSLARGAGLKRTGKSCRLRWLNYLRPDVKRGNFTADEQLLILDLHSRWGNRWSKIAQHLPGRTDNEIKNYWRTRVQKHAKQLNCDANSNKFKDAMKYLWMPRLADHRLHRPSTASDHVVPRPVMGYMESSGVVTSSSDSLVSESYDYANAGIRDMVNSGDWTQQEQNQGFWPELNQTCQMQDSELSGWVQGFSEGLAENFWSLEDIWKMQ